The Oenanthe melanoleuca isolate GR-GAL-2019-014 chromosome 1, OMel1.0, whole genome shotgun sequence genome segment ATCTTCCCTAAGAGTACTAcaaaacatgaatttttaaaaaggtacaaAAAGTGACTTTATAATCCAAACAATAATATTAGAAAACTGTTCAGCATGCAGACAACCTTTATTGTATATGCTGCTTTATCTGGATAGGTGTTTGGCAACATGCAAATGTGCACACATCTAGGAAAGCTttcagcactgcctgcctgaCAACACAACACACACAGTGAGACACtgacatttctgaaatgttcaTTATTAGCTCAGCTGCACTTTGTCCTTTAGTTAcctgtcccactgcagccacATCTCCTGCATCTTCTGACGCAGCAATGGCTTTGCCCTGCTCATTCCACACGTGACGAATAACTTGAACTGCATGTTTTGGTAGCGTGCTGACACCACTGCCCAAGCTGCTGACAAGTTCTTCTGTAGAGAGGTtgttcctggctgctgtgctaTAACAGAAACATCCAGAGATCACTGCATCAGTCTCACTCTCCACCAATTTGCTACAATCCCTCATTTCACCCCAAAGAGACAGCTTTTCCTTCTACTTTAGGTGTACCTTAAAACAATTCAGCAGCCCGTGATTACCATTTTCCCAGAATCTTACTGATCTTTTGCATCCATGTGCAAAAAACAATATGACCTTAACATGTCTTAATATGTAGAGGCCCAGCTTTGTTGGGCTCGCACAACATCCAACATCAAACCAAAAATAATCACTGCCTCCCCGAGCGCTGTAGCAAGGTGAAGAAGGCACAGATCAGTGAGGGGTGTGTGCCTAGAGCAGTTAAACAGTATCATTACTTTAGAAACAATgacatttaattaaatattcagCAGGTGAAATTGAAGAGCCACCAAAAGCAAGGACTACTAGGTCAGGGTATGATGGGTACTAACAGGAGTCAAATGATGCCATAAACCCTTCAACTGAAAAGGCAGCAAGTCTAAAGGAAATTGCCACTTGATTTCCTCTACAGAAACAAGCACACAAAAAGTCCTACTCTATGTTTGTTCATGCAGGTTCACTCCTCTTAAAGAGGCATTAATGCAAGAGAAAGTGAGTTGGTCCTCACAGTAGCGTGGTCGAATATATCTCCAGACATTGTATTTTATAGATGGAAAAGTAGTATCTTAAATTTCTACCAATATATTTTCCTGAATTGTATTAATGTTACATAAAATGTTTCGATACTAAATATTAAAAGAACAAGcaagattttgaaaattttatctaaaaataaaaaaatttatcaGCTAAAAAGACTACTTAAAAGCTTAACTCATGGCAGAATGCTGTAAGCTCTGTATCCTTCAAAAAGGCATCAATGCTGATTTCTGATCTCCAAGAAACAAGAAGTTTTCAAAACACACTTTTTCCAGGGAAAGGCCAGCTGACTTAGCTTTAAAAGTGAGCTTAACTTCCTCTATCTTGCCACTAGTTCCAGAGCTTGCAGATAGCATCTTGAAacaatttcctcttttttttttaattacaaaaagtGACACTATGTATTAAGAAACTACACTTTTTAATGACACAAACTAAGCCTAGGTGTTATTTTCTGTGTACTGAGACTTACAAACGTTTGCCCTTTTCCCAAATCAGTTCATTTTATACCTACATTTGGTATGACTTTTCAATACCACCATTAAGATgtgatgggaagaaaaaagacataGTGCAAAGTAAATTATTCTGTGCTTACCTAAATAGAAATGAAAGAGTGTTAGCTATTTTTGCCAGGTCACCAATATTAATGTCAACCCCCGATGTTTGAATTCTCTAGAAACAGAATGATTaaacaattacaaaaaataaattacttattAGTGAAACCATAtttgtatatacacacacacaagaaaCCCCACATCAAGGTGGAATTCTATCCTTAATAGCAGATACAGCTACTATTCTTGCTTACAAGGGCTGGTGTGCCAACTCACCTGACACAATTCAGCTGTATTTATACCTGGGATCTTATGGTTCAGATGCTGAATTATTTGTTcacactgtgaaaaaaacatGTTTGAAGACATTGTTGATAAAAAAGTGGACAAATAGAGCGAAGAGTGCAGAGTAATGAAGTAATTGAAAtaactgattttaaaattctaacaaatccagggaaataaaatgaacTAAATCAAGACTAGTTTCTTCCTCACTATTGCTAATTAACACACCAGTTTCATATTAACTGTTAAAAAGCATACTACAGTAAACACACCAAATGTTTTTAGACACATTACCTTAATATATCATTTAAATGATAgacaaaaatagatttttaataGTCTTCTGTgataaaaacataaatttatACTAAATCCATTGCTCTTAGCAAAACTGATCTGTTTTATGAGTCGAGTCAAGTCAAACTACCACATACTTAAGATTACCCAAAACAGCTTAAATAAAAAGGCTTCCTGGAGTGCCAGAAGCCCTTCCCCACCCCATTTATCGTCCTACTTACCAGCTCCGCAAAAAAGTCTTGAGGTATTAAACGAATCTTATCTGCCGCACCACTACCATCTGAAAAACAGCAGCGATCAGAAGCAAATCCCTAAATAAGGTGTTAAATAAATCTAATCTTTCTCTGAACAACGCCTAGGCCATGACGCGAGCATTTACCCTCATTTGGCGCAATTAACGCTAACCTACGCGCACCCAGAGGAAGCCCCCGGCTGCCCGAGCCCCCGCTCCCTCGCCCGGGTCCCGCCCGCCCTCACCCAGCGCCGCCAGCGCCCGCGCCAGCGCGCCCGCGGAGCCGGCAGCCATGGCGCCgcgcgcccgcccggccccgcctcccgccgcgccgcgctcGCCGCGCTGATTGGCTGCGAGCGCCCCAGAGCGAGGCTGCGGCAGCGCCGCCGCGCTGATTGGCTGGGCGCGGGGAGAGCGCGCTGctcccgcccccgccccgccgccggtGCTCCCGCCCTCATGGAGCGGGGCGCGGGACCGGCCTCGGCGGGGCGGGGAAATGCGGAACCGCCCCGGAGGGAGGCACCCTCGGCTGCCGCAACAAGTTGTTTGCTGAGATTGGTTTGCTGACAGGGCCTTATTGATGCTCGTTGTCTAAGGTGTAGGGACGCAAATCACAGAACCGTCGAATATTAAGGGTTGGAAGCGGCTCTAGAGATCATCCAGCCCCAATGCAATGGACTGGACTtgtcccatccaacctgatcTCGAGCACTTTAcggatgggacatccacaacttctctgggtaACGCATTACAGTCgcagtaaagaatttcctccaaatatctaacctaaatttccccACTTTCAGTTTGTACCCACCCATTGCCCCTCGCCCTGTCACTACATTTCCTCTCCGGCTTCCACGTAGGTTCCCTTCAGACATTGGAAGGTTGCCATGAAGTTTCCTTTTGTTCTGcgggctgggcagctccagcttccTCAGCCTGTCTTCGCAGGGGAGCTGATGCCTGCTCTGCGGACATGATCCACATAGGGTAACTCGGTGCTGAATGACCATGCTTTGTACAGGCGGACTGTGGAATCAGCCCACACGCCTTCAAATAAACTGTGCGGTTTGGGGACGGCTTGTGCAGGCAAACCATGTCTTCAGCTTCATGGGGAAATAGCCACCTTTTGTAAAACTGCAAACAGAACTGTGTTCAGTAAGCATTTCATACTGATATTCATTAAGTTTGGACTATAGCTGAAGTACTAAGGCAACACTGACACTTCAGCGGTTTCACTTATAAAAATAATACTCTAGTATCAGTTTTACACTTGCTTTTAacctttttaatatatatagAGAGAATATTGTTATAAGCTCAGTAGATCTATTCTGATCTATTCTGTGACAGCAGTAAAACATAACTTGTCCCACAGTACTGCTGACTAAATCTAAGTATTTTCAGTAAGTGTGAAAGAATGATGCCTACATAACTTAGATCAAGGTTATAATGTGCTCGTATAGCTTGAGTTATAAGATATCAATATAACCTAAATTATGActttttatatatctatataaccTGATACCTATATAACCTGAATTATAACTTTTTATACAATATAATGTCTAGTATATGGATAACTAGTTGCTTAATGCtgaatagattaaaaaaaaaaaaaagaaaaagctcaacAGGTGGGTAGCTTTAGAGATAAGTAAGTATAGCACTAATAAAAAATTGGCAAATGAAAAGCCAGCTAgccacaaaacaaagaatttagGCCGGTTAAGACCAGACAAACCAAGGAACACTGTAACTGCGCATGCCCCAAAGACAAAGTTGAAAAGTTCAGATGTGAGGAAGACCTTGGAAGCCTTCATCAAAGACCCCAACAAGCCTCAAATTGGGGAGACACAAGCACAGTGCAAAAGAACGATCTAATAAGCATGAGATCATGCTATGTAAATTAGTTCTGGTGCATATGTGATGATGCTATAGTGACACAGTGATACTAAGCAACAGTTACTGTATAAATACACCACAGCACTTTGCAAAGGTGAGTGAATTAGGAGATGTCCCCTTCACCACCAGCCCTGCAATTAACAAATACCTGCTCTATAGACATCAGTCTATGGGGATTTATTTCCAGCCTATCTTTTGGCATCAGAATCTATAATATATTTCAGGAAAAGACTCATCATTATGGAACATGGTGTGTTTTTATGAGCTTTATACATTGGTACATTTAGGACCTGTCTGATCTTGGCCTCTCCCTTCTTAAGTATTTAATTAAGTATGCAAATTATTTTGAGCAGTGTGTGTTTTTACGACCTCATGGTTGTCAAAATACTGTCAATGTATGCATCACTTAGATCTGTCTCTGATGCTAAGAACTTAACAATCTCTTTGTTCTTAACTTACCTAATTCTAATACATACTTTGTTATCTAGAGAGCTTcacatattttttcatattacGATTTCATTAAGTCTCTCAGTAGTGCCTTTAGCACTATGAGTAACACTCATTATGgtactttttttcttactttctaTCTCCAACATGTGGAGATGGAAGGTTTGATATCTTGGTGATTAGGTAATTACAAAATCACttgctaaaattttaaaatattttgtgtttattttcatcagcatataaatatacattaattttttaaaatttggaacGGAAGGTGGTGAAATATGAATGGATTTTGGCTTGTCTGTATATCCACACAGTTAAAGTGCGAATCTTTAGAAAATTTTACCTTCTGAAAGTGTTTTCCACAAAATTTTTCACAACAGAGAATGCAGATGGCCAAGATGGTGATCTGACATTACAGGCCCATCTTGTAGCTAGAGAAAGACCAAGAAATTAATATGAGGAGACACTGTATAGACATTAGAAATGTCATGAGCTATGAATAAATTGCTACAGTATTGTTGATATGCCAAAGCAGAAGCTTCAGGCATAGGCATGTAGCATTACCATAATCCTGCTAAGAGATTATAGGGGGTGAAATAAGAGCATCATTAGGTAATTCACTTCATCTAGTACATTTAACATTTACAGAATGGGACATCATTTGCATCAAAACCCTCCAAAGAACTACAGCATGTTCTTCAAAAAGCTCTTCGGGCACACAGGAGAAAGCGTATTTGTTAACTGGGCTCCTGCAAtgcctggctctgagctgtgtggtATCTCTGTACTCCTTTTTAGCCTCCTGGCACTTGGATACTCCCAGGTACCACAGTACCTGGAGACACCatctgctcctcatcctgcacTCCTTGCTCTTCTAGAAAAACCTTGTCCTGCTTCTGAAAGCTCAAGGTCCTGTGCAAATGCTGCAAGGGGCTGTGTAGGTCAGCTGCACAAGAGtggtgagcagcagctgttggggacagctggggctgagaAATTATGGAATGAATTcagttggaaaagacttctgagATCATCAGATCCAACCTACAATAGAACATCCCAATGTCAACTACACCATGACATTTAGTGCCATGTCCAGTGTCTCCTTAAATgctttcagggatggtgactccaccacctccctggtCAGTCCATTCCAAAGTCTAATCACtcattctgtgaagaaatttctcCTACAGTCCAAACTAAACCTCCCCTAGCACAGTTTGTGACTATGCCatcttgtcctgtcactggttacttgggagaagaggccgACCTCAACCTGGCTACAAGCTGTAAGAAGTGATAAggtcctccctgagcctccttttttgTCCGGgttaaacaaccccagctccctcagctgtgccTCATAGGATGTgccctccagacccttcaccagctttgttgcccttctctggactctctccagcatACAATGTGCCTCCTGAACTGCAGGTTCTAGAATGGACACAATACTGGAGGTATGGCCTCACCAATGCCATGATGTGTTCTTTTATGTTTAGcctttctgaaatgaaagaagGCATAACACTAAATCCGgtatgtgtacatatataaaATGTAATCATATTGTATATGCTATGTAGGTGTTAGACTGTGCTTCACCTTAGCCAAAAGGCCAAGAAATGCCATGTTTAATGGTCCTGAGATGGGAAGTATGATGAGATTTGCAGCTATAGCAGATAAATAGCTGATTTTAATCGTGTGTAACACAGCTTGCAGTAACTTTCAGCAGGCCATATGGGTACCTCACCACCCAAGTCCTTGCTGCTACACTGAGGTCTCCTCAGGCAGGATGAAGCCGGGGAGCAGGCACCCATCTTTTCTCTCCGGCAGTCAGTGCCAGGACCTGAGGGAAcggcctgaagttgtgtcaggggaggtttaggttagatAACAGAAAAAGTTTCTTCATCCAGAtggtggctgggcactggaagaaGCTCCCCAGGGACGTGGTCACAGCGCCAGCCTGCCAGAGTTCAGGAATCGTCTGGACAATACTCTCGGGCACATGGCGTGACTCTTGGGGACATCCTGTCCTGGGCCGGGAGCTGGACTCCGagatccctgtgggtcccttccaactcagaatattctgtggtGCGGGGGTAATTTACTGCCACTGCCACTCAGCGGTTCCTCTGCCTGCCTTTGTCCCGCCCCGCCCCACGGCCTGCCCCGTCCCCCCGGGCGCGTTTCCCCGAACGCTGCCCGTGCCTTCCCGCCGCGGTCCAGCGTGGCTGTTGGAGGCCGCTCGGCGGGCGCTCCCGCCGGGACCGGCTCCAGCCCGGGCCGTGCCCCGACACCGAGCGGCCGCGCCCCTcggcggctgcggcggcgcGACAGAGGAACCACCCGCTGCCCCGCTGGGAGAGTCCATTGCCGGGGGAGCCAAGAGGGCGGGCCGGGGGGAATCTCCCGGCCATCGCCGCCCGGAGCGCTGCGGGGACGAACGGCGGCCACCGCCGGGCGCAGCCCTCGGCCGTCAGtgcggggcggcgcggcggtgcgggcgggcggcgggcgggggtTTCCTCCTTCGCCCGCCCCCCCGCGAGGCGCGGCGCGGTGACGCGGCCCCCGGTCAGGGCTGAGGCGCGGCGGCACCGTGAGGCGCTGTCAGTGCCGCGCTGAGGGTCCGCCCCGCCCCGCACCGGGATCCGCCGCCGCTGCCATGGAGCCCCATCgctggctgcccctggaggCCAACCCCGACGTGAGTGCCCGGCCGGGGCGGTGGGGCGCTGCCGTGTGCGCGGGGGGCTGCCCGTCCCAcagcctgcctgctgtgggGCGGGCGGGACGGAGGATGGCGGAGGGGAGAGGGCGGAGGGCTCCGGgccgcaccgcaccgcaccgcaccgccTCTCAAGGGGTGGCTGGTAGTGCCGGGGATGGAGGAAGGTCTTATCCCGTGGATCCGACTGGGTCTTAACtcccttctgttttctgctttcttttcaggTCACGAATCAGGTAAGAAGCTTTTATTTGAGGTAACCTTTCGTCTCTGCAACTTTGGGCCCATCTCCTCTCGTTTTCATGTGGTAAAGGCTCCTTCCTGTCCAAGGAGAGTGCCCCCTTCCTTCTCCACGCGTGTCTGCGCTCAGTCTTCTCATGTCGGACCTACTGGAACCTCTCCCATAAATTTACTGTATTGAAAGAAAAACGAACAGTAAAAAGAGAATAGTTGTGGCCTGCTATTATTTAATGAAATCTCTGATGTTTTTCAAGGTGGgttttaattcattaattagcgattaaaacattaatatatttatataacgTGTGGTAAGTGTGAACCTGTACATGATAGCTTTGGGCACATGTACGAATCTGCTTGCATCACTGTATTCTCAGTCTTCTTTGGCTGAccataaaaaataatgtaagtTTACCATATCTGCACTTTGCTGCTTATTCATGACAATATGTGCATGGTTGGTTGTTGATGCCTTTGTTAGTGTGGTAGAACCCACACTAGAGAAAGGAAGCTTGTTCTAGTACACAAAACAATGCTCCCACTAAATAAGCTCTGGCTGAAAGGAAATCACACACACTCTAACCCTGCATCATGTTCTCACTGACGATTTTGAGCATAGCATTGATGGTCAGTTGTTGATTTCACCAGGCCTGTTCATAATGTTAAAGATGGTGTTTAAGCCAAAGGGCTCTGAAATTTCCAGCAGTAAAATTGTATTCTTAAAACTATAttgttgaaatattttggaaactGGGAATTTCTCTGTGAGAAtaatgttttgtttgggttttgttttattgtggTTGCTGTAATATACAAACTACATCTGCAGGAGAGTGAAGAGTTATTTGATGCTGGGTCATTTTGTGCTTTATAGTTTCCTAGGGCAAATAATTTTACAATTCTTCTCTGAAGTGATTTGAGAAGTCTCCTGAGTTAAAATCTGCAATCTTTCCTGGGAGCCCATCTTGAACATGCACTAGAGTTTcctcttttggttttgtttctatgtttgttttgttttgttttgttttgttttgttttgttttgtttttttcattttgaaattcaAAGACTAAATTCcaatttggaagaaaataagtgAATAAATAACTAGTAAGAATTTCCAATTTTCTAACTTTTTCCGACTTTCCAAATGTTGAGATGAGCTCATCATGGTGAAAATTAAGACCACCTTTAAAGTAGAAattgaggaggaaaaaatggtgacattttaaaatctgaaatatctTGTGTGGTTGTGTTGTATGGAGAATATCCTAGAGGAATGTCAAATGAACAATTTTAAGTGTGTTTAAAATTCATCTCTTTTGCCCGTTGATTTTGCATTGGTGATGGATGCATCAGTTGTAGATTATCATGGATAATAGGAATTTGTACTCCACATGGATTTTCTTGTTACTGTTTCTGTGTAGAAAAGGCTGCTTGAAACGAATCAGACTTCCTCCTTCACTATATTTTCCAGTCTTGACTGAGCAGGTATTGTTATTATCTAGACTGAGAGTtgtatattagaaaaaaaaaaaaaaaaaaaaaaaggtgggtgTTGAATATGAATGCACCTTGCATTATTAATCATTGTTCTTTTAATCTCATCAGTACAGTGGTGAACTGTGTAGCAACAGGGCTGTTAGTCATAAGTTATTCATATCCTGCTTGTgtttaaaacaataataataatttgaaattctAATGAAGTTGCAAACTAATTTTTAGAAAATCCTATTAATTACAAGGATGGGCATTTCTTGTAGTACTCTGTACTGTGCATTCTAGAAGTCTTTCTAAAGAAACCCAGTGGCATGCCTCTACAAACTGTAATATTTGTGTCTGGTAGTCATTTAATACATGTATTCGGACAGACATTGAGCCAAGTGCTGAGTGTTTCTTCTTGGGggttgcttgtttgttttttgttatttgactttttttagTTGAATGTTAGACTATCCCTAATGCATACTGCTTTTGTTAgtgttaaaattatttctgggtGTGGTAGTAAAGTcttaaaccaaaaaaaaaaaaaataattccgGTGACCTGTAAGATGCATAGATCCCTAATGTTAGTTTGTAATTAGAACTATCATTCTATTTCATTAAGGGCTTACACTGTTTTGATTACTGTGCCCATCATCTTATTTCCCTTATTAACAGTAATTAGTAAGGAAGTGCACTAAAAGCAGGTTCATTTGCTTTTACTGTGTTCTTACCACACTATGTCTATGTGTCTGGTTTTGTAGCATAGGCTATACATTTGAGGCTTTTAGTCTTTGTAGTAGAAATGTAGTAAATGTGTCCTGATTTAGGGCAAATTTCTGGGAGGAAACCTCTGAAGGGGTTTCCTCTAGAAAGCAGATTTCAATGACCCCTCCCTCAACTGGTTCAGGAGAAACAGATGATGGGGATACTGGAGCATACAGTCATCTCAGGACAAGatgataatggaaaaaaaatggtatttctCAGTTAGAGGTACGTGAagtctttcaaaaataaatatctcaGAAGATTTTCTCTATCTGAAAGTGTTTTTATTAGAATAAAAGTCCAGGAATTGTAAATCCTTAATCTATATAGATTCTTTCCTTGTTCATatgtgtttaaaattatttgaaggtTCAGAAACTGGCTGGTGAGGCTAAACAGGAATATTCTTTCTTAGCTTTAAGGATTTCCAGTGGTGGTGGATATCTGCCACGTGTCTGTAGTGATGTTTTCAAGAGAGAAGAGTCATTCAATGCAGTGCACAGTGCTGGTTGAAATGAGTGAAGTCAGGAGTTAAATGTACCATGTGGTGCAAAGAGATTGTCATtgtactttttttctccttcacttcTACAGTCTGACAGAATGAATTGTTGTCTACCTCTGATAGAGAAAGAGTTGATGATTCAGCATTTACAAAGCTCCATTTTGTGTACTGTGATGGCAGGGAATGGTTTCTTCTCTTTGACCTTCCACTGGGGGGCCTGACATGGCCAGTGCTGCCCTCCTTCCTGGTGTCTTATGGGATTTTCCTgagagaaagcaagaaaatcGTGTTTATCAGTTACCATATGTATAATGTATGTGTATCTTGTTCCCGatttcttatggaaaaaaaaaaaaagaaaaactgcatgCAAATTTTTTGGAGTGGAAAGATCAGAACACAAGCTGATTGTTCTTCATCCTAATGTTGCTTCAATCTGACTTGCAACCCACAACTGATTGCCTAGGAAgtgt includes the following:
- the COMMD6 gene encoding COMM domain-containing protein 6 isoform X2; amino-acid sequence: MAAGSAGALARALAALDGSGAADKIRLIPQDFFAELCEQIIQHLNHKIPGINTAELCQRIQTSGVDINIGDLAKIANTLSFLFSTAARNNLSTEELVSSLGSGVSTLPKHAVQVIRHVWNEQGKAIAASEDAGDVAAVGQNFFRQFKEMASVLETV
- the COMMD6 gene encoding COMM domain-containing protein 6 isoform X1 encodes the protein MAAGSAGALARALAALDGSGAADKIRLIPQDFFAELCEQIIQHLNHKIPGINTAELCQRIQTSGVDINIGDLAKIANTLSFLFSTAARNNLSTEELVSSLGSGVSTLPKHAVQVIRHVWNEQGKAIAASEDAGDVAAVGQFVDMKWKLGVAMSSDICRSLKYPYVTVTLTVADPSGQITDKSFEMTIPQFKNFFRQFKEMASVLETV